A genome region from Paenibacillus pabuli includes the following:
- a CDS encoding NucA/NucB deoxyribonuclease domain-containing protein, whose protein sequence is MKRKHTRKRKNKGWSRLKKSFITLVTLVVVAFFAWFEGALPLDLPSPFNGSSQGVDHTITFPSERYPETAKHIKDAIKAGHSDVCTIDRNGADANRDLSLKGVPVKKGKDRDEWPMAMCAEGGANADIEYITPKDNRGAGSWVGNQLSTYPDGTRVKFVVK, encoded by the coding sequence ATGAAGAGAAAGCACACAAGGAAGAGAAAAAACAAAGGATGGAGCAGGCTTAAAAAATCGTTTATTACGCTGGTGACCCTCGTGGTTGTGGCTTTTTTTGCCTGGTTCGAGGGAGCGTTGCCGCTGGATCTGCCATCTCCTTTTAACGGAAGCAGTCAGGGCGTGGATCACACCATTACCTTTCCATCCGAGCGGTATCCGGAGACGGCGAAGCATATTAAGGACGCCATCAAGGCAGGACATTCGGATGTATGCACGATTGATCGTAATGGTGCAGACGCGAATCGTGATTTGTCACTCAAGGGTGTACCCGTGAAGAAAGGGAAGGATCGTGATGAATGGCCAATGGCCATGTGTGCCGAAGGTGGGGCAAATGCCGATATTGAGTATATTACACCCAAGGACAATCGCGGAGCAGGTTCATGGGTTGGTAATCAGCTGAGTACATATCCGGATGGAACACGGGTAAAGTTTGTTGTGAAATAG
- a CDS encoding ABC transporter permease, translated as MGLPLLRLLFRKMWNTRWMTFSTLIGLIVAVAFTVSIPMYADGALKRVVAQTLQDNSEGLPAGSLLMSYQAPGGVKTDTRGLDEVDRYIREDVPRDIGFPFHTYVNSRSIRSTEVNPEDPTKVDASRVRSMTLGTMSGLDAQVNYTAGVKPGNQVKDDIIEAVMLEEGMYRNDLHVGDILEYPVYSGLDITLRVKITGSFKADDLNSPYWVQGFDGMMNGLYVDESVFNDVLLKEKGIPLQNSRWYYAFDLKEIQTSQLPGLTSMLERLDIDLYQRLKDTKVDITFGDLLKQFRSQSLQLQTMLFTLAAPMIAMVFYFIAMNARQSLQKQESDIAVLRSRGASARQIFSLYLLEGIFLGAIALVIGPMLGWFMAKSIGSASGFLSFVDRKSIPIGVSKEAILLGLIAVLVAIIASLIPAITYARATIVSAKRRQARTDRAPVWQRWFLDILLLGLAGYGYYLFYERQMLTFQTGMTTDQLQVQPFLFFVPALAIFALGLFFLRLFPWILKLIQWIGRKFLPVPLYLTLTQLSRSSSSYYPLMILLVLTLGLGVYNSAAARTIDLNSTERTLYRYGSDVIMQTVWEGTPEVKPGGSGQNGGSGGGQQGSGNGGGGSGGGGAAGGGNGGGGAPGGGGGNAQPSKVIYSEPPFEVFRSLDGVEHAARVLQTKGNIIVSGKSGGQGMLVGIDNVDFAQVAWFRNDLFPAHPYKYLDLLGKYEGAVLISSKFADKFKLKTGDLISIGVQGQAIEFVVFGIIPYWPAQYPDQTPFFVANLDYIYDQVPLIPYEVWLKMEPDAKVAPLMEKLAAEGIELSSVRDVRTELVSQGKHPSRGGVFGILSLGFLVSVIISLIGYILYWFFNLSGRVVQFGVLRAMGLSRAQLSGMLLLEQVFTAGLSILLGIGIGQVSSRLFLPFLQTTDNVSAQVPPFRIVFEEQDMLQLYGVTLVMLIVGATMLLWQIRRLRVHQAVKMGEER; from the coding sequence ATGGGGCTGCCATTGCTCAGACTGTTGTTCCGGAAAATGTGGAACACCCGTTGGATGACATTCAGCACACTGATCGGACTGATTGTGGCGGTTGCATTCACCGTCAGTATTCCGATGTATGCCGACGGTGCACTGAAACGGGTGGTGGCACAGACCCTGCAGGATAACAGTGAGGGGCTGCCTGCAGGTTCGTTGCTTATGAGTTATCAGGCTCCGGGCGGGGTTAAGACCGACACGCGCGGGCTCGATGAGGTGGATCGTTATATCCGTGAGGATGTACCCCGCGATATCGGTTTTCCGTTTCATACGTATGTGAATTCCAGATCCATTCGGAGTACCGAGGTGAATCCGGAGGATCCCACCAAGGTGGATGCCAGTCGGGTTCGGAGCATGACGCTCGGAACGATGAGCGGGCTGGATGCACAGGTGAATTATACTGCCGGCGTGAAGCCGGGTAATCAGGTCAAGGATGACATTATTGAAGCGGTTATGCTGGAGGAAGGCATGTACCGGAACGATCTGCATGTCGGCGATATTCTGGAATATCCGGTGTACAGCGGGCTTGATATTACGTTGCGTGTCAAAATTACGGGTTCCTTCAAGGCAGACGATCTGAACAGTCCTTATTGGGTTCAGGGATTTGACGGCATGATGAATGGACTTTATGTGGATGAGTCTGTGTTCAATGATGTGCTGCTGAAGGAAAAAGGGATTCCGCTTCAGAATTCGCGCTGGTATTATGCGTTCGATCTGAAGGAAATCCAAACCAGCCAGCTGCCGGGTCTGACTTCCATGCTGGAACGTTTGGATATCGATCTGTACCAGCGGCTTAAGGATACGAAGGTGGATATCACCTTCGGCGATCTGCTGAAGCAATTCCGCAGTCAGAGTCTGCAATTGCAGACGATGCTGTTCACACTGGCAGCACCGATGATTGCGATGGTCTTTTATTTTATCGCCATGAATGCCAGGCAGTCCCTGCAGAAGCAGGAAAGTGACATAGCGGTATTGCGAAGTCGCGGAGCTTCAGCACGGCAAATTTTCTCCTTATACCTGCTGGAGGGTATCTTTCTGGGAGCAATTGCGCTGGTGATCGGTCCGATGCTTGGTTGGTTTATGGCCAAAAGCATCGGGTCAGCCAGTGGGTTCCTGTCCTTCGTGGATCGCAAATCGATCCCGATCGGTGTATCCAAAGAAGCGATCCTGCTGGGGCTTATCGCCGTGCTCGTTGCAATCATTGCTTCACTTATTCCGGCAATAACCTATGCACGAGCGACGATTGTTTCGGCCAAGCGACGTCAGGCGCGTACCGATCGTGCTCCCGTATGGCAGCGCTGGTTCCTGGATATCCTGCTGCTGGGTCTTGCAGGATACGGGTACTATCTGTTCTATGAACGTCAGATGCTGACGTTCCAGACGGGCATGACGACAGATCAGCTGCAGGTACAGCCGTTTCTATTCTTTGTACCTGCACTAGCCATCTTTGCTTTGGGGCTGTTCTTCCTGCGGTTATTCCCGTGGATTCTGAAGCTCATTCAGTGGATTGGACGCAAATTCCTGCCGGTTCCGCTGTACTTAACCCTGACGCAGCTGTCGCGGTCATCATCGTCTTACTACCCGTTGATGATCCTGCTTGTTTTGACACTCGGGCTTGGCGTGTACAACTCGGCTGCAGCTCGGACGATTGATCTGAACTCCACTGAGCGCACGTTATACCGATATGGTTCCGATGTTATTATGCAAACGGTATGGGAAGGAACACCTGAGGTAAAGCCTGGCGGTTCCGGTCAGAACGGTGGTTCAGGCGGAGGTCAGCAAGGTAGCGGAAACGGTGGCGGAGGTTCTGGTGGCGGTGGGGCTGCCGGAGGCGGCAATGGCGGTGGAGGTGCTCCAGGTGGGGGCGGTGGAAATGCACAACCATCCAAAGTCATTTACTCGGAACCTCCATTTGAAGTATTCCGCAGCCTGGACGGTGTGGAACATGCAGCGAGAGTGCTGCAGACAAAAGGGAATATCATTGTATCCGGCAAATCTGGCGGCCAGGGCATGCTGGTCGGGATTGATAATGTGGATTTTGCTCAGGTGGCGTGGTTCCGTAATGACCTGTTCCCGGCACATCCATATAAGTATCTTGACTTGTTAGGCAAGTATGAAGGGGCAGTGTTGATCTCATCCAAATTTGCGGATAAGTTCAAGCTCAAAACAGGGGATCTGATCTCTATCGGTGTTCAGGGCCAGGCGATTGAATTCGTGGTCTTTGGTATCATTCCGTACTGGCCTGCACAGTATCCAGATCAGACACCATTCTTCGTGGCCAATCTGGACTATATCTATGACCAGGTGCCGCTGATCCCTTATGAGGTCTGGCTGAAAATGGAACCTGACGCGAAGGTGGCTCCATTGATGGAGAAACTGGCAGCAGAGGGCATTGAGCTGTCCTCCGTACGCGATGTGCGTACAGAATTGGTATCCCAAGGCAAACATCCGTCCCGCGGCGGTGTGTTCGGGATCCTGAGCCTGGGCTTCCTGGTCTCGGTTATCATATCCCTGATTGGATACATTCTGTATTGGTTCTTTAACCTGTCAGGACGTGTCGTACAGTTCGGTGTATTGAGAGCCATGGGACTGTCACGTGCACAGCTAAGCGGAATGCTGCTCCTGGAGCAAGTGTTCACGGCAGGTCTTTCCATTCTGCTCGGGATCGGAATTGGTCAGGTATCCAGTCGTCTGTTCCTGCCTTTCCTTCAAACGACAGATAATGTATCTGCGCAGGTACCTCCGTTCCGGATTGTATTCGAAGAACAAGACATGCTGCAGCTGTACGGCGTGACCCTGGTCATGCTGATTGTTGGAGCAACAATGCTGCTGTGGCAGATTCGCAGATTGCGGGTTCACCAGGCGGTCAAAATGGGAGAGGAGAGGTAA
- a CDS encoding general stress protein → MTQLLVGLVQTENEAIVMLNKLREAGIEADAMGVVAKEHLNLDLISEKAGLPKPLKGAGTDGAFGVFKGVLAALGKRMDQTISAGKAVRRLAGNEIGGETDDLVLTLAEAGIAEEDAQYYEQWLLQDHLLIVVECSEGDAVRIAPIVKGNDA, encoded by the coding sequence ATGACACAATTACTGGTTGGGCTGGTCCAAACGGAGAACGAAGCGATTGTAATGCTTAACAAGCTTAGGGAAGCAGGGATAGAAGCAGATGCGATGGGTGTTGTGGCGAAGGAACATCTGAATCTGGATTTGATCAGCGAAAAAGCAGGTCTGCCCAAACCTTTGAAGGGTGCAGGAACAGATGGTGCGTTTGGCGTCTTCAAGGGTGTACTGGCAGCATTGGGGAAACGCATGGATCAGACGATCTCTGCGGGCAAAGCGGTTCGCCGATTGGCTGGCAACGAAATTGGAGGAGAAACGGATGATCTCGTCCTTACCCTGGCAGAAGCGGGAATTGCCGAAGAGGATGCCCAGTACTATGAACAGTGGCTTCTTCAGGATCATTTGCTTATCGTGGTGGAATGCAGTGAGGGAGATGCTGTCCGCATCGCACCCATCGTGAAGGGAAATGATGCATAG
- a CDS encoding ABC transporter ATP-binding protein, whose protein sequence is MIQCEGLVKIFKSSDVEVVALQGLNLTVNQGEMMAIIGNSGSGKSTLLNILGGLDRPTAGTAVVGDWDLLKMTDAQLVEYKRHTVGFIWQNNGRNLLPYLTALENVETPMILGGKRDRAYAMQLLEWVGLKDRMHNKLHQLSGGEQQRVAIAISLSNRPKILLADEPTGSVDSETCDTIMNIFRKMNKELGVTIVIVTHDLTLAGKVDRIVAIRDGLTSTEFVKRNPNLDDEHGLSEAGAPDIHEAFVIIDRAGRLQVPKEYLEALSIDNRATLEFDGERIVITPPR, encoded by the coding sequence GTGATCCAGTGCGAAGGACTTGTGAAAATTTTTAAATCCAGTGATGTGGAAGTCGTTGCCCTTCAAGGTCTCAACCTGACTGTTAATCAAGGTGAAATGATGGCGATCATCGGCAACAGCGGCAGCGGTAAATCCACTTTGCTTAACATTCTTGGGGGACTCGATCGTCCAACGGCGGGTACTGCGGTTGTCGGAGACTGGGATTTGCTCAAAATGACGGATGCTCAACTGGTGGAGTACAAACGTCATACCGTAGGCTTCATCTGGCAAAATAACGGACGTAACCTGCTGCCTTATCTAACCGCACTGGAGAATGTGGAAACGCCCATGATTCTTGGGGGCAAGCGGGATCGAGCATACGCGATGCAGCTGCTGGAATGGGTTGGACTGAAGGATCGGATGCACAACAAGCTGCATCAATTATCCGGTGGGGAGCAGCAGCGGGTGGCGATTGCCATCTCGCTCTCCAATCGTCCCAAGATTCTGCTTGCCGATGAACCAACAGGCTCGGTCGATTCCGAGACTTGTGATACGATTATGAACATTTTTCGCAAAATGAATAAGGAACTGGGCGTTACGATCGTTATTGTTACGCATGATCTGACGCTTGCCGGCAAGGTGGATCGCATTGTAGCGATACGTGACGGCTTGACCAGTACCGAGTTCGTGAAACGGAATCCGAACCTGGATGATGAACATGGACTATCTGAAGCGGGAGCGCCGGATATTCATGAAGCCTTTGTCATCATTGACCGGGCGGGGCGCCTTCAGGTACCCAAGGAGTATCTGGAGGCCTTGTCCATTGACAACCGGGCAACTTTGGAGTTTGACGGTGAGCGCATTGTGATTACACCGCCAAGATAA
- a CDS encoding DUF6199 family natural product biosynthesis protein, with amino-acid sequence MRTLFFIFMTLCIINFCFPKFGWYLRYGWISRGESEPSKPYMTFTRMTSLVMLIIAFTLAAA; translated from the coding sequence ATGAGAACCCTCTTTTTTATTTTCATGACACTTTGCATTATCAATTTCTGTTTTCCCAAGTTCGGATGGTATCTCCGTTATGGATGGATTTCTAGGGGAGAGTCCGAACCCAGTAAGCCTTATATGACGTTCACCCGAATGACCAGTTTGGTTATGCTGATTATTGCTTTTACACTTGCAGCAGCCTGA
- a CDS encoding sensor histidine kinase, translating into MSIQNKHSIPIQWEFLISKLKSSVTVVDATLPEQPLIYVNEQFTALTGYTFDEVVGQNCRFLQGRDTNPETISQIRKALNRQESIKIDILNYTKSGQRFWNELNIDPIFDNEGQCLFFVGIQYDISERRYAEEQLRRAAKMTEMNSRGHLEFIGKLNHELRTPLNGIMGMIELTSMGEISEEQKEYLELARQSGEALLNIVNNSLDMAKLGRGKMQVEQVEFQPLKLIQQIVRTHEPAAEQKKVQLCCQADMQVPDVLVGDPLRLRQVLDNLLSNAIKFTEQGEVSLQLDVKELHGDFVTLLFSVSDTGIGIPEEKIHQLFEAFTQTDVSHARRFGGSGLGLTICKELLELMQGDIAVESVQGQGTQFYVTLPLLRQQVIPHVG; encoded by the coding sequence ATGAGCATCCAAAATAAGCACTCCATACCCATTCAGTGGGAGTTTTTAATCTCCAAGCTTAAATCTTCCGTAACTGTGGTCGATGCAACTTTACCAGAGCAGCCATTGATCTATGTCAATGAACAGTTCACTGCGCTAACAGGGTATACCTTTGATGAAGTGGTTGGACAGAACTGCCGATTCCTTCAGGGCAGGGACACGAATCCCGAAACCATAAGCCAAATCCGTAAGGCGCTTAATCGGCAGGAGTCTATTAAAATTGATATTTTAAACTATACCAAAAGTGGTCAACGATTCTGGAACGAATTAAATATTGATCCTATATTTGATAATGAAGGACAGTGTCTCTTCTTTGTTGGTATCCAATATGACATTTCTGAACGGAGATATGCCGAGGAGCAGCTTCGGAGAGCGGCCAAGATGACCGAGATGAACAGCAGGGGACATCTGGAGTTTATCGGGAAATTAAATCATGAACTGCGCACACCGCTCAATGGAATTATGGGGATGATCGAGTTAACGAGCATGGGCGAAATTAGTGAGGAGCAAAAAGAATATTTGGAACTTGCCCGTCAGTCAGGCGAAGCCTTGCTGAATATTGTGAATAACAGTCTCGACATGGCGAAGCTTGGCCGTGGCAAGATGCAAGTCGAACAGGTCGAATTCCAGCCCCTTAAGCTCATTCAACAGATTGTTAGAACGCATGAGCCTGCGGCTGAACAGAAGAAGGTTCAATTGTGCTGTCAGGCCGATATGCAGGTACCGGACGTTTTGGTCGGAGATCCTTTGCGTTTGCGTCAGGTACTGGACAATCTGCTGAGCAATGCGATTAAGTTCACGGAGCAAGGCGAAGTGTCATTGCAGCTTGATGTGAAGGAACTACATGGGGATTTCGTTACCTTGTTGTTCTCCGTAAGTGATACGGGAATCGGTATTCCCGAAGAGAAGATACATCAGTTATTTGAGGCTTTTACCCAGACGGATGTATCCCATGCCCGCAGATTTGGTGGGAGTGGACTGGGATTGACCATCTGCAAGGAACTGCTCGAATTGATGCAGGGGGATATTGCCGTAGAGAGTGTACAAGGGCAGGGAACACAATTCTATGTAACGCTGCCGCTGTTACGGCAGCAGGTTATTCCACACGTGGGATAA
- a CDS encoding DUF1904 family protein, with product MPFIRFKGFTGHQLEETVPRITEQMALICNIPRERLKAERYDVQALTPSPASVEILMFQRDQEVHNRIASSIHGILADEGLSDAHIFFNILSPTLYYKQGKPLTDYPLD from the coding sequence ATGCCGTTTATTCGCTTTAAAGGATTCACAGGTCACCAACTGGAAGAAACTGTACCCCGGATTACCGAGCAGATGGCTCTCATATGTAATATTCCACGAGAAAGATTGAAGGCAGAGCGTTATGATGTACAAGCTCTCACGCCATCTCCCGCCTCGGTAGAGATCCTGATGTTTCAGCGTGATCAGGAGGTTCACAATCGCATTGCATCTTCCATCCATGGTATTCTGGCAGACGAAGGCCTTTCTGATGCTCATATTTTCTTCAACATCCTGTCACCGACATTATATTACAAGCAAGGCAAGCCGTTAACCGATTACCCGTTAGATTAA
- a CDS encoding ABC transporter substrate-binding protein — protein sequence MKNRFWGKRVLAVLATASLALPLIAGCTASEAKDTEQRVLRVATLWGSQDDSYFRQQFTDAFELTHPNVTIEVVAAVDQGSMYGYGTQEEQQEMPDSLENLKKIMTGDNPVDVVVADTATLKSLIQENMVKQLDPLIQEDKFDTSDIVPSVIEGIKDLGDQSIYALTPTFSSSALFYNKAMFQKAGVEPPTDNMTWDDIFNLATRLTKGEGKDHEFGFSFSTYQGGSPYYTMQQYYNALQLKIFDDKAEKMTVDSPQWEKVWSTISKLAIDKVIPKGDEPQDQDPNGRYNPLQGDLFLSSKAAMVIGDYSYINQLIDANKNADKMEGFTKVDWDVVTPPVHPEAPEIGGNIYLSSLMAINSSAQNPDDAWELIKYMNSEDWAKIKARSSYEMVSRKSFIKPKDGLDYNIQAFYTLKPVPPTNTNLDKLYQKMPSLWQVSEKGMEYFTQVLENKKTPKEALGEWAAKGNEMLEKLKKDPKATF from the coding sequence ATGAAGAACAGGTTTTGGGGAAAACGTGTGCTGGCCGTGCTGGCTACAGCCAGTCTGGCATTGCCGCTGATTGCGGGCTGTACAGCAAGTGAGGCCAAGGACACAGAGCAGCGTGTATTGCGTGTGGCTACATTGTGGGGAAGCCAGGATGACAGCTATTTCCGTCAGCAGTTTACGGATGCGTTTGAACTGACGCACCCGAATGTGACGATCGAAGTGGTGGCTGCAGTAGATCAGGGCAGCATGTATGGTTATGGAACTCAGGAAGAACAGCAGGAAATGCCGGATAGTCTGGAAAACCTTAAGAAAATCATGACTGGGGATAACCCTGTTGATGTTGTCGTGGCTGACACGGCTACACTCAAGTCACTCATTCAGGAAAATATGGTAAAACAGCTGGACCCGCTGATCCAGGAGGATAAATTCGATACCAGTGATATTGTTCCAAGTGTGATTGAAGGAATCAAGGATCTGGGAGATCAGAGCATCTATGCGTTGACACCGACCTTCTCCTCTTCCGCACTGTTCTATAACAAGGCAATGTTCCAAAAAGCAGGTGTAGAGCCGCCAACAGATAACATGACTTGGGATGATATTTTCAACCTGGCAACACGTCTGACCAAAGGGGAAGGAAAAGATCACGAATTTGGGTTCTCTTTCTCTACGTACCAGGGTGGTTCGCCTTACTACACCATGCAGCAATATTACAACGCTCTCCAATTGAAAATCTTCGATGACAAAGCGGAGAAAATGACGGTTGATTCACCGCAATGGGAGAAAGTATGGAGTACCATCAGCAAACTTGCTATTGATAAAGTTATCCCTAAAGGGGACGAACCACAGGATCAGGATCCGAACGGACGTTATAACCCGCTTCAAGGCGATCTGTTCCTGAGCAGTAAGGCCGCGATGGTTATTGGGGATTACAGCTACATCAACCAATTAATTGACGCGAACAAAAATGCAGATAAAATGGAAGGCTTCACCAAGGTCGACTGGGACGTGGTAACACCTCCAGTACATCCGGAAGCACCTGAAATTGGTGGTAATATCTATCTCAGCAGCCTGATGGCGATCAATAGTTCAGCTCAAAATCCCGATGACGCCTGGGAATTGATCAAATATATGAACAGTGAAGATTGGGCTAAGATCAAGGCACGCAGCAGTTACGAGATGGTATCCCGCAAAAGCTTCATTAAACCGAAGGATGGTTTGGATTACAATATCCAGGCGTTCTATACATTGAAGCCGGTGCCTCCTACCAATACCAACCTGGATAAACTGTACCAGAAAATGCCGAGCCTCTGGCAAGTCAGCGAGAAAGGCATGGAATACTTCACTCAGGTGCTTGAGAACAAGAAGACGCCAAAAGAAGCGCTTGGAGAGTGGGCAGCCAAAGGGAATGAAATGTTAGAGAAGTTAAAGAAAGATCCTAAGGCTACGTTCTAA
- a CDS encoding SOS response-associated peptidase, producing MCGRFTITDPLEELMDRYMASISDDYEYQPNYNAAPMQHIPAIIGSAQGNRLGSLRWGLVPTWAKDDKMGNKMINARAETIDTKPSFKRLISSRRCIIPTNGFYEWKKEGTHNQPLRILLKDERIFSLAGLYDIWEDPEGNKLSTCTIITTKPNELMADIHNRMPVILRPQDEEEWLDRNHKDVPSLLGLLKPYKSSEMRAYKVSRDVGNVRNNSEELLKEVD from the coding sequence ATGTGCGGCAGATTTACCATAACTGACCCTTTAGAGGAATTAATGGACAGGTACATGGCTTCCATAAGTGATGACTACGAGTACCAACCCAATTATAATGCTGCACCCATGCAGCATATCCCAGCCATCATTGGAAGTGCACAAGGAAATCGTCTGGGTTCCCTTCGCTGGGGCCTGGTCCCAACGTGGGCCAAAGACGACAAGATGGGAAACAAGATGATCAACGCACGAGCAGAGACAATAGACACGAAGCCCTCATTCAAACGGCTCATTAGCTCCAGACGTTGCATTATCCCCACGAATGGCTTTTACGAGTGGAAAAAGGAGGGGACGCATAATCAGCCTCTCCGTATTCTGCTAAAGGACGAACGCATCTTCTCGCTCGCTGGATTATACGATATCTGGGAAGACCCGGAAGGCAACAAATTGAGTACATGCACCATTATTACAACTAAACCTAATGAATTGATGGCAGACATACACAATCGGATGCCGGTTATTTTACGTCCGCAGGATGAAGAAGAATGGCTGGATCGAAATCATAAAGACGTCCCTTCCCTACTTGGGCTTCTCAAACCGTATAAGTCTTCTGAAATGAGGGCATATAAGGTGTCCAGGGATGTGGGAAACGTCAGAAACAATTCGGAAGAACTGTTGAAGGAAGTGGATTAG
- a CDS encoding sporulation protein YjcZ, translating into MSQVGYGCNNVGGVGYGMCTSTAAILVLFILLVIITKSFWC; encoded by the coding sequence ATGAGTCAAGTTGGATACGGTTGTAACAATGTTGGTGGAGTTGGATACGGTATGTGTACTTCCACTGCTGCAATTCTGGTACTCTTCATTCTGCTCGTCATCATCACAAAATCGTTCTGGTGTTAA
- a CDS encoding tetratricopeptide repeat protein produces MIKNEGQLYRFSEAPVWEWQRAYYEQKGLQAWTDNQVPQYITSNPMIATAYAEMIFGFLQDLAAKGQTTETVTILELGAGVGRLAFQILTKLCELIDYAATTLPPFRYVMTDLVADNVTGWRTHPSMQPLIQQGLLDFAQFDAMQDTELNLTVADTIIRPGELSQPLLIIANYFFDSIPQELIYVGEGQIFECDVMISNIYSSSNLQPVEMLENMELSYAYRPAPEYSDVDFPYREVISIYQEELEDSHILFPAAGLACLERIETLSQSGFVLITADKGDHRLDNWKFAEPPEFVLHGSFSLTANYHAIQHVFEQRGAHVRFTSHHYKDLNIGCMLMVEEPITYVNMRLAYLREIERFGPDDFFSIKEWFDHQLSRMELKQLLPFWRLGGYDAEFLIHSAQRISDLLPEASDEEILDIQHGIHIMWSSYYTMEQMGDIAFVAGQLLNEMGMYGDAKHFLELALKSDEVKRNSAVLYDLAVCCYELELENEALNYTRKVLVMEPDHEEARSMLESLEG; encoded by the coding sequence ATGATTAAAAACGAGGGACAGCTCTACCGCTTCAGTGAGGCTCCGGTATGGGAATGGCAGCGAGCCTACTATGAACAAAAAGGGCTGCAGGCCTGGACGGATAATCAGGTACCGCAATATATTACAAGCAATCCCATGATTGCGACTGCATATGCGGAAATGATCTTTGGCTTTCTCCAGGACTTGGCTGCCAAGGGGCAGACAACAGAGACAGTAACCATTCTGGAATTGGGTGCTGGCGTAGGTCGCCTGGCTTTTCAAATTCTGACTAAACTATGCGAGCTCATAGACTATGCTGCAACAACGCTGCCGCCCTTCCGTTATGTCATGACGGATCTGGTCGCTGACAATGTTACGGGGTGGAGGACTCATCCCTCTATGCAACCGTTGATCCAGCAGGGCCTGCTAGATTTTGCACAATTTGATGCCATGCAGGATACGGAATTAAATTTGACGGTAGCAGATACGATTATACGTCCGGGTGAGCTGAGTCAGCCATTACTGATTATTGCGAACTACTTCTTTGACAGCATTCCTCAAGAATTAATATATGTTGGTGAAGGGCAGATCTTCGAGTGTGATGTTATGATCTCAAATATTTACAGCTCATCCAACCTTCAGCCTGTTGAAATGTTGGAAAACATGGAGCTGAGTTATGCATACCGTCCCGCGCCGGAATATAGTGATGTGGACTTTCCGTATCGGGAGGTCATCTCGATCTACCAGGAAGAACTGGAGGACTCCCATATTCTATTTCCGGCAGCGGGACTGGCTTGTCTGGAACGGATCGAGACCTTATCCCAATCCGGGTTCGTACTAATTACAGCCGATAAAGGGGATCATCGCCTGGATAATTGGAAGTTTGCTGAGCCGCCTGAATTTGTTCTTCACGGCAGCTTTTCGTTGACGGCGAACTATCACGCAATTCAACACGTTTTCGAGCAGCGAGGGGCCCATGTTCGTTTTACATCACATCATTACAAAGATCTGAATATTGGATGTATGTTGATGGTAGAAGAGCCGATAACCTACGTAAATATGAGACTGGCATATCTGCGAGAGATTGAGCGTTTTGGACCGGATGACTTTTTCAGTATAAAAGAATGGTTCGACCATCAACTCAGCAGAATGGAGCTGAAACAGCTCTTGCCCTTTTGGCGTTTAGGCGGGTATGATGCCGAATTTTTGATACATAGTGCCCAGAGAATATCTGATCTCCTTCCTGAGGCGAGTGATGAAGAGATTTTGGATATTCAGCATGGAATTCATATCATGTGGTCCTCCTATTACACGATGGAACAGATGGGGGATATTGCATTTGTGGCAGGACAATTGTTAAATGAAATGGGAATGTACGGGGACGCCAAACATTTTTTGGAGCTGGCTCTGAAATCAGATGAAGTGAAGCGCAATTCGGCAGTATTATACGATTTGGCCGTATGCTGTTATGAGCTGGAGCTGGAGAACGAAGCGTTAAATTACACACGTAAAGTACTTGTGATGGAGCCTGATCATGAAGAAGCCCGTTCGATGCTTGAAAGTTTGGAAGGCTGA